TATACAGTATCGTTTTATAAAATCAATAAAACTCCGAGCACACGCTCGTGTGTGTGTGCGTGATAGTTATTATGAGAGCACTTTGCAAGACAATTTTATAAGCGTATGATGATTTCCAAATATATACCTAATCTATGTTATTTAGTTTTCagaaatgcacaaacttgttaaTGGTATATATACTAGTTAGTTGTGTAACTCATCGATTGTATAAATATGCAGGTACATGCACAGGCACGAATGTTGACCTACATGAACAGATCACTCGTGATCTTGTTATGCTCCTTGCTACTCTTGTGGTGACCATCACTTACCAAGCAGGACTAGATCCGCCTGGCGGCCTTTGGCTAGATGACCGAGATGGTCATAATATCGGTCACCCAGTGCTCCAAACGACACATCCTACTAGGTACAGAGTGTTCTTCTATAGTAACTCGGCAGCTTTCGTCACATCCTTGGTGGTCATCATGATGCTCCAGAGCAAGTTTCTGCTCAACCGGCACACACTAGAAGCAACCCTAGTGCTGGACCTATTCGGCCTCATCACTGCCTATGGCGCCGGGAACACTAGGGAGGTAACCCAGTCCATCTACATTGTCGCCTTGGCAGGAATTGTCCTAGTCTATGTCATCGTCCATATCACCATTAGAGATCATGACGCTGAGCCAGTGGATGATGAAGAAGTAAAGCATCTCGATGACAAGCGCAAGGTACTGTTGCTGGTCGCTGTCTTGGCTGCCACCCTCACATACCAAGCTGGCCTCACCCCGCCAGGTGGCTTCTGGTTAGCAGATGACCGAGAACTCGGTCACCGTGCGGGTTTCCCAATCCTCCTTGACAATTACACTCGCCGTTACAACACATTCTTTTACTGCAACGCAGCAAGCTTCATGGCGTCGGTAACCCTCATCCTTCTTCTTGTCAATCCAAAGCTATACAGGCCAGGCATACGTTGTCGTGCGCTCTATGTGTGCATGCTGGTGGGCATGTTTGGCCTCATGGGTGCCTACGCTGCTGGAAGCTCCCGGAACCTCAAGACCTCCGTCTATGTATTGACCTTGGTTGGTGCTGTGCTAGCCTTCATAGCCTCGCTGCTAGCCATTTTCTTGTTGGGGCCTTATCTCAAATCCCAAGAAGGTAGAGATTTCTGCTTCGTCCCTTTTGGCAAATCTCAAAAAGGTACAGATGTGCAAGTTGTAGTAGGTCATAGAAGTAGCAAATCCCGTGAAGGTACAGATGGGCAAGTTGCAGCAGGTCATAGCAGCAACAAATCCCATGAAGGCACAGATGGGAAAGCTGAAGCAGGTCATAGCAGCGGCAACAAAAATAgcagcaaaaagaaagaaaaacttcaaTACTTGATGCTGCTTGGGATCCTGGCTGCAAGTATGACATACCAGACTGGCCTAAAACCACCGGGTGGCCTATGGCAGGACAACAATGATGGGCACTATGCTGGCAACCCCATTCTCCGTGACATCAACAAGGACCGGTACAATGCTTTCTTCTACAGCAACTCGGCCTCCTTCATGGCCTCAATTGTGGTTGTCGTCATGCTGCTTCCATTGACGTTGTTGCCCGAGAAATACACAATAGAGTCATCCGAGAAAGACACAAACCTGTCCAAGAAAGACGCAGAGACACCCGACGAAGACACACAGTCGCTTGACAAAGTCCTGAACTTGCCCAAAGAAGAGACAGAGTTGCCTGACGTAGTCCCAAAGTCAGCCGAGGAAGACCCGAAGCTGCCCGAAAAAGACACATGGCCACTCTggccgatgcatacggccatcttgctGGACATGATGGGCCTCCTGGTGGCATACGCAGCAGGCAGTACTAGGAAATGGGAAACATCCAGGAACACCATGGTCCTCGCCGTTCCTGTGTTGGCCTACATTGGGCTCTATGTAGCACTGTCAGTCTTCCGCCATAGAAAAGAAGAGTCCACAGCCCCCCCACCTGCGGTACAGCCGTGGAATCATTGCAAGACGTGCATGAGTGTTGGGTCAACCTTGGTCTTCCGGTGCACACAACGGCAGCAGCAGCATTTACGTCTCAGATGCATGCATGGCTGCATGTCGGCACGGCAGCAAGTAAAAATCTTTTTACTAGCAAGAGCAGCAGGCGTGCCTTAGTAGCTAAGTAGTAAGAGGTCAGCAGTGACGTAGTTCACTTGTTTGACGTCAGCCTATGCGTAGTATAGTCGGTTCATTACACTATATATAGGGCCGATGCCCATCGTTGTAAGCAAGGCCATTTCATTTCTATCCAGCCAAGTCTCAAGTGTAGTACTACTAcatatgtgtgcgtgtgtgtaagCAGCACTTGCAAGTGTGCTTTGCCATTCTGCTTGTTGCTTCGGTAGTATACTTGAGTGCAAGTAGTAGTAGGCTAGTACCACACAGCCGCTGCCCTGTGTAGTTCATCTCATCCTCGACTTCGTCCGATCCTAAGCAGCCAGCTACTCTGTACGTAGTTCGGGCTAACAATGAGGAGCTGCAGGTGTGTAAATTTGTAATCAAGTTTGGCTCAACTGCGAGCATGCTGTGTACATTCCAGATATCGAGTCGATTATTCATATGTATTTCAGCGTGATGGCCCGTTGCAgcataacaatatatgcatcttcTGTGCTGTAGCCCATTGAATCAATACAGAGGCCTTTTTTGTGACAAAACTGGTAATTTGCGGAGTGATACTGATGAAACTTGCAAAGTTAACGGCACAGCAGAGCAGTCGTATTACATCAACTTAAATATGCGGAACTTGGACAATGACATAAGCAACCCTCGTTCTTTGTCCACAAACATGTACAGAATATAGTGGCAGCAACGAAAGGAGAGAAACAACCGTATCCAAAAAACAGAGCTGTGAGTAGTAGTAACAAAGTGTGTCTGCActcacaattgcaattcatctcatCAGATCGATCTTGATTCCATGGTTTTCCCCAAGAACCGATTGTCACTTGTGAACTCCTTGTAAGATCTCAAACTGGAGTTGCAGCTTGCTACTTCGCCTCCATCGCATTGAAGCCCCCAAGATTAGCCACTCTGTCATCCGCAGCGGTAGCCTTGCACCAGATGAGACGCCACCAGCAACTTGATGGCCAACCGCTGGATAGCGATGCCCATCTGTTTGGCTTGCAACTTGCTGCAGTTTCTTAAACAATAAACATGGTCCACTCTAACCACGATGATGGCATACATGATATATATGCCCCAAATGACAACATGGCATGCATAAAATGGTAAGCATATCAAGACTTGTGATTTGAATATCTGGTATGAAGTCCTTTAGTTTTGTGCAGTCTACTCTAATTACAGCAGGTCATCAGGAAAACTTATTTTTGGCTGCTTTACCCTTTTGAGAAACCAACCTATTTTCATTGCCTACAAAGAATAATATAGGCCATAATCTAGTGCCAATATACTCAATTAAAAGCACAATATGGTAGAAAAATGGGATAAGAGCTATAAATtcccagaaaaaaaacaaaatagccATCACCCCAGTGGATCCTCCCCTAGTTGGCAAGTATGAAAGTGACATAGTTGTACCTAAGTATCATCTAGCCATTAGTTTTTTTTTATAATTTTACCTAAACATCATCCAATCATTGATTTCTTAGATTATTATATTGATTAGTGAAGCGCCACACTCTGAAACTTGAAAGCTTATGCCTGGAGCTTGCAATTTAACTGTAGCTAATGAAGGCAAAGTTACAGTGCTCTTATAGTGGAACCTAtatcatcagtactgtttgaaggacTCGAGGTGCTTGTTTGTAGCTTTGTAACTTTCTGAAAGCCCATGTGCAGGAGTACTATAGTTAACTGTATTGTAGTGGTTAACACAAAATGCGAACATGCACGATGCTTAGCCAGCACCTCCGATGAAAGTAGATCTGATCACATGCATTAGCACCAGCTCCCAATAATTACTTTATTAGATGATTAAAGCAGATCCTATCCTATGTACATGCATGTAGTCAGCTTAATTGGGGTAGTGGCTCAAATAAGTCTATGCATGGACTGCAGCGTGAGTTTGGATGTAGGTAGCTGGCTCGTAGTGTCGCGAAGATGCCATCAAGTCAGACAAGCTTCAAAAACAACGGCATGCCAACAAAAGGCACAAGGCAGCACGTAAAGTGCCAACCAACTGGGCTAATATGCACTCCTTCCCAAAACAAACTCTAAATTATAAAAAAAATCTAATTGAAAGAGTGTAAACTTCAGGGAACATAATGCTGGAACTTACTCCTAGATGATTGGCAATGGACTGGCCGGTTGATATTTTCACACGCAGCTTAATGTCAACGGGAATTATCTCATCTGAAGCGAACGTTCAGTACTAATGCGCGACACGAGCCTGTGAATGTGACGTCATGACGATAATGTGGATGATGTGACAGTGCACACGACCATCGCGCCGTATTGCTGTCCTAATGTCGATGGTTTGCACAGGTATGCATTGCATTTATTTTTTGTCCGTACTCTGTCAGTAGCAACACAATAACCTTATAGAAAGATTCTGTTCCAAGCTAATCCAGCTCAAAAGCATATGCTTATATGGCTGCCACCACACATGCATTACATCTAATTTTAAGTATGTATTCAGGCTTTGTAATTTTACAGTGCAATACTTTGACTGATCTCCATGCTCACTGGCAGATAGAGGCTTCTCGGGATTCCGAGAACCAAAAATCTGCCCCGACCTCTGGTTTTCTATAACAACCATTCGGATGAAAGAGCGAGAAAGAATTTAGCTCCTTATTAATGCGTATCATGTAGAGACGTAAAATACAGTTGCTAGTGTACGATGGATTCAACCACGCACTGGCACTAGTAATAATACTTCTTTCTTGTCAGAGACAGGATATACGGACGTGATTGCACATTTCTAACTGCAGAGCCATAGGGATATAAAATCGCCATGTATATTTATCTATATGTATCCATCGATTCCCAGTTTACATGTGGGAGGGCTCTCTGTTCCAGCTACCGAGCACTGACCCCAACACACCCCATCAGCTGTGCAACGACTGGTAGTTGATGATACAAAGGGGGAACTGATTGATTGATCGATCAAGCAGTCAAGGTAGCTGTAAATATATCACATCCAGTATATTTCCGTAAATGTAAGTAAAGCAATGGTATTtgatagaccatcttcatcattgtgtcaaaCAAACCACAACCAGTTGATCTTCATGATTATACTTACACATTTCACATCTAAACCATCACGACTGTATCTAGCATCTATACAGGTTATAATCGACAGTTCATCATAATCTTATCTGAGCAGATCTACcacggttgtaatccaaacttaatTCCCGTGCTGATTTAGTATCACGAACAACTCTCCACCAGTTTACCATACAAACTATCATCGTTGGACTTGGAATGTGAACTGTAATCTTGCACACTGCTGATCTATTCTATAAAATACAGTGTTTGGTGCATGATTGATTCGACAGCTAACAGTACAATTCAAAGAGAAAAAAAAGTTACTCCATCTGATTCATATTACTTGTCACACAAAAGGATGTCACTAGcactgaaatacgtctagatacatccgtttgagcgacaagtaatatggatcggagggagtatgtatGAATGCAGCAGTACATTTGTTGATGCAAGTTGGGAATGTTTAATCATGTATTAAGCGTTCAAGGTAGGAAGTTGCCCAAGTCTTGTCTGGTCACACAAACTAAACCCAGGCAGGAGAATGGATATAAAATTGACCATAGAGTGCTAGTCTTGTCTGGTCAGACAAACTATAGGAAAATGATTCCAAGTTCACATGTGGGTGGGCCCTCGGTTCCAGCTAAGCCACCGTGCATTGAGTCTTGAGACTCTTGACTTGGTAACATACATTGGTTGTGGGTTGATATATAAATTCAAGCGAGAGCCCATCAATCTGATAGCAAATTAAGCAAATGGCACCCATGTCCTCCAACGTCATGGAAGCCGGAGCTACACAAACCACCGAGCAGGGCCATGGCGGAAGGGAGGCTGGCAGTGCAGCTAAAGACGAGGACTCAAAGCTGTATGAGTTCAAGGAGCAGCTCCTGCTGCTGTCGACTCTGGTTGCAACGGTGACGTACGTTGCCGGGCTGAACCTTCCCGGGGGATCCTGGGAGCAGGATGACCCGGGAGGGCATATGGCCGGCGACCCGATCCTTCGGGATACCCACTACCGCCGGTACCTCGCCTTCTACTACTGCAACGCCACCGCCCTCGCCGCGTCGCTCGTGGTTTCCCTCATACTCATCATCCTGCCGAAGAAGAAACAATACTGGACACTGGTGCTGAGGATGGTGATGGTGCTCGACCTACTAGGCCTCATGGGAGCCTATGGTGCCGGGAGCTGCCGTGATGCATTCACGACTGTCTACGCAGCGGTAGCCTTCTTCATTTTGGTATTGATCATCATTTATGTTTTCTTATACGTCTTGCTCAATCGTGATGATGAGGTCCACCCCAACTCCACCCCCACTGCAACTCCATCTCCATCTACGCCTCCAATTCCTACTCTGTCCACCCCAAGTCCATCTCTATCTCCACCTCCAATTCCCACTCTGTCCACCccaactccatctccacctccAATTCCCACTCTGTCCACCccaactccatctccatctccatctccaattccCACTCTGTCCACCCCAACTACATCTCCATCTCCATTTCCAAACCCTGATTCCTATTCCTACTCTCACTCCATCTCCAGTTCCAGCTTGAACCGTGACTCCAACCCCAAACCCAAGTTCAACTTGAACCCTCACTCCAACCCCAAACCCGATTCTAACTCGAGCCCTGACTCCGACATCAAACCCAACTCCATCTTCATCTCCAAGTCGACCTCCTTCGTCGATGCCGTGAAGCGAGTCCAGGCAGAGAATGATGTGGTGAGGTCACTCGCTGACGTCAAGATGCAAGCAGAGAAGGAGAAGATTGATGTGCTGATGTTACTTGCAACCTTCGCAGTCACCATCACATACGTTGCTGGGCTCAGTCCACCTGGTGGGTTCTGGAGCAGCACCCAAGATGGACACCGTTTGAGCGACCCGGTGTTACAAGCCCGTGGCCGGTACCGCGCATTCTTTGTTTGCAACACCACTTCATTTGCCGTGTCCCTGCTCATCATCGTGTTGCTCTTGGAGAAGAAACTGCTCAAGAAGAAGCTGCTCAAGAAGAAGCTGCTCATTATCTCAGTTCGGTTCGCCCTCTATGTGTTGATCGCTGTCGCTTTGCTGGGCCTCATGGTAGCCTATGCTGCTGGGAGTTGCAGGGAGGCTGATAATACTGTCTTTGTCCTTACCCTCACTGCTGTGGTTCCTGTCTGTGTGTGCCTCCAACTGGCCTTTGTTACTTGCACCGATTGTTGGAAAAGACCCACGACCAAGTTTGGTGATGTCTTGGGATGGTTCAAGACTCCTCGAGGTATGGCTGACTACCTACCTACCTTATGTTACTCTGGTTATGGAAGCTTGATTATCATTTTCGATTTTGGGGATTTCGGCATGCATATGGATATGAACGTGGTCAATATATCAACAACACAATTTTGACTGTTAAATTTCTGTTGCTTAGAAAATCTAACAAAACTATGTATATACATGTATATTAATTTTGCATTTTAAGGGACCAATTTATGTGCACGTGATGATTTTCAAGTACCGCAATCTATGTATTTGTTTTCAAGTATACAATTTTCTGGATatatctgttatttggttgcatggctaATTTATTGAAAATAATATAGTATCAGTATTACCATCCTAGTATACAATGTTTTGATTTATTTACTATTTATTTGCATGATTAATTGACTGAATAAATATTCACAGGCACCTCCACAAGCACGGACATCCAGCTACACATTCATAACACCCGCTATCTTGTTATGCTCCTTGCTACTCTTGTGGTGACCATCACTTACCAAGCAGGACTAGATCCGCCTGGTGGCCTGTGGCTAGATAGCCAGGATGGGCATACAATCGGCCACCCGGTGCTCCAAACGACACATCCTACTCGATACCAAGTGTTCTTCTACAGCAACTCCGCAGCTTTCGTCACATCCTTGGTCGTCATCATGATGCTCCAGAGCAAGTATCTGCTCACACGGCACACACTTGAAGCAGCCCTAGTACTGGACCTATTTGGCCTCATTACTGCCTACGGTGCCGGAAGCACCAGGGACGTAAACGCGTCCTTCTACATCATCGCCTTGGCAGGCATTGTCCTCGTCTATGTCATTGTCCATATCACAATAATAGACCATGCCCCTGAGCCAGAGGGTGGCGATGTTGCAGTAAAGCATCTCGATGACAAACGCAAGGTGCTACTGTTGGTTGCTATCTTGGCCGCTACCCTCACATACCAAGCTGGTCTCACCCCGCCTGGTGGCTTCTGGTTAGCAGATGACCAAGGGCATGGTCGTCGTGCGGGCTTCCCAGTCCTTCACGACAATTACCCTCGTCGTTACCATGCATTCTTCTATTGCAATGGGGCGAGTTTCATGGCATCCGTAACACTCATCCTTCTTCTTGTCAATCCAAAGCTATACAGGCCAGGTATACGTTGCTATGCGCTCTATGTGTGCATGCTGGTGGGCATGGTTGGCCTCATGGGTGCCTATGCCGCTGGAAGCTCCCGGCATCTTAAAACCTCCATCTATGTATTATCCTTGGTTGTCGCAGTGTCAGTCTTCATAGCCTTGCTGGTACCCCTTTTCCGGTACATCTGCAAAGACAACAGCACCAACAATATCGCCATTCctgccaccgccaccaccgcccccAACAATACCAGCAATGCCGCCACCACCATCAATGCCACCGCCACCGCCAACAATATTGCCGCCGTCGCTGCTGCcacttccaccaccaccatcatcactACCAAGGAGAACGATAAACTTGAATACTTGATGTTGCTAGGAATCTTGGGCGCAAGTATGACATACCAGACTGGCCTAAAACCACCGGGCGGCTTGTGGCAGGACAACACCAATGGACACTCTGCTGGCAACCCCATCCTCCACGACATCAACAAGCACCGGTACAATGCTTTCTTCTACAGCAACTCCACTTCCTTTATGGCCTCAATCGTGGTTGTCGTCATGCTTCTTCCATTGACAATTCAAAAGAAGTTTCACGGTCACAATCTGCCACTCTGGCCGATGCACACGGCCATTTTACTGGACATGATTAGCCTCCTGGTGGCCTATGCAGCAGGCAGTACTAGGAAGTGGGAAACCTCCAGACATGTCATGTTCCTCATCATCCCTGTGTTGCTCTACATTGCGGTCTATGCATTAGCGTCAATCTTCTACCACAGGAAGAAACAACGTGTGTTGGAAAGGTCAACCCTGATTCTACCCCAACTGGCAGAGTCAAGTGATTCTTTGTCAGGTCAAATTCAGTAGTTCAATTTTTGGGGAACAATATACAGAAACTTGTGGAAGGAACTGAATATGTAATTTTGGGACAGAGTTTATGAGATATTGAGCACCATATCTATATTTGAGATATATTGAGTTATTTATTTATATGTTTATTCATGCTTTGGCATTCCTTCCGCTCGCCGGAGGGCTCCCTTTTGTTTGTTGGTCCTATTTAATTTACATGTTAACCCATGGACATACCTCAGTTTGATGTCAGGCTGCATATATAACCAAAATGCATGACAGAATGACAATGCTGACCAGTTCAGCAACTCAGCATAACTGCTGCTCTTACAACTCCATGATTGCCAAGGATAAGTTCTTGAAGATCCAAATATCAGTCGAATCCCCTAACCAGATTTCTTaagttttttggaacaaacgtcttCTCTGTTCGGACATGAAAGATACAGCCGAGTTTTAGCTACCCGCTTATCTTGAAGGTCTGCGTGGGGTTCCATGTCCTCTTGATCCGTGGTGGGTGCAAGCGTGTGTTGGTCGATGACGTCTTTGCTGTTGTGCCCACAGACACATGAATGGTAGGTTTGCTTCAGAAAACCACAAAGCTCTGCTCTGTATCTCAGTCAGTCTGCTGATTGCTCAATTTAGCCTGCAGGCTCCCGGTCTGAAACTATCGACAGTTGAAATGGGGAAACATGGTCACAGATTATGGATGGAAAATGCTGCTCGTTGCAAAATAAAGCTATGGATGTCTGGTACCACCACGAGGCCTTTTTGCTGGTAAACTGTAATTTGCAAAGCGAGACTGATGAAATTGCAGAGTTAATGCCATGTATGGTAGGGGTGTTATTTCATCAAATCAAATTGGCTGAACTTGGATAACAATATGTTTTATCCTCATTCTCCGTTTACAAACAAGCACAAACATAGTGGCAGCAACAGATAGAGACTACAGAGCAACTAATCTTCAAAAACACTTCGGTTTCTCTCCTTCCAGAGATGCCAGGCGATGTAAGCCGCCAAAGTTAAACCAGCCTCAATCCTTGCAGGCGCACCGCTGTGCGTGCAAAACATCCTCCAGCCTCAATCCTTGCATTGAGGCCCCCTCTCCTTTGCCATCCGCTGCAAAGAAGTATCAGGATTCATCTCAGTTAGCTTCACCTTTGGCATGTCAGAGGCCACCAGCAGCGAACTTGG
This portion of the Triticum dicoccoides isolate Atlit2015 ecotype Zavitan chromosome 7A, WEW_v2.0, whole genome shotgun sequence genome encodes:
- the LOC119327769 gene encoding uncharacterized protein LOC119327769, translated to MAPMSSNVMEAGATQTTEQGHGGREAGSAAKDEDSKLYEFKEQLLLLSTLVATVTYVAGLNLPGGSWEQDDPGGHMAGDPILRDTHYRRYLAFYYCNATALAASLVVSLILIILPKKKQYWTLVLRMVMVLDLLGLMGAYGAGSCRDAFTTVYAAVAFFILVLIIIYVFLYVLLNRDDEVHPNSTPTATPSPSTPPIPTLSTPSPSLSPPPIPTLSTPTPSPPPIPTLSTPTPSPSPSPIPTLSTPTTSPSPFPNPDSYSYSHSISSSSLNRDSNPKPKFNLNPHSNPKPDSNSSPDSDIKPNSIFISKSTSFVDAVKRVQAENDVVRSLADVKMQAEKEKIDVLMLLATFAVTITYVAGLSPPGGFWSSTQDGHRLSDPVLQARGRYRAFFVCNTTSFAVSLLIIVLLLEKKLLKKKLLKKKLLIISVRFALYVLIAVALLGLMVAYAAGSCREADNTVFVLTLTAVVPVCVCLQLAFVTCTDCWKRPTTKFGDVLGWFKTPRGTSTSTDIQLHIHNTRYLVMLLATLVVTITYQAGLDPPGGLWLDSQDGHTIGHPVLQTTHPTRYQVFFYSNSAAFVTSLVVIMMLQSKYLLTRHTLEAALVLDLFGLITAYGAGSTRDVNASFYIIALAGIVLVYVIVHITIIDHAPEPEGGDVAVKHLDDKRKVLLLVAILAATLTYQAGLTPPGGFWLADDQGHGRRAGFPVLHDNYPRRYHAFFYCNGASFMASVTLILLLVNPKLYRPGIRCYALYVCMLVGMVGLMGAYAAGSSRHLKTSIYVLSLVVAVSVFIALLVPLFRYICKDNSTNNIAIPATATTAPNNTSNAATTINATATANNIAAVAAATSTTTIITTKENDKLEYLMLLGILGASMTYQTGLKPPGGLWQDNTNGHSAGNPILHDINKHRYNAFFYSNSTSFMASIVVVVMLLPLTIQKKFHGHNLPLWPMHTAILLDMISLLVAYAAGSTRKWETSRHVMFLIIPVLLYIAVYALASIFYHRKKQRVLERSTLILPQLAESSDSLSGQIQ
- the LOC119332880 gene encoding uncharacterized protein LOC119332880; the protein is MQSAAAVDVLMLLAAFAVTITYVAGLNPPGGFWTSTQEGHRLSDPVLQARNRYRVFFICNTTSFVVSLLIIVLLLEKKLLGKKKLRLVALCGLIVVALLGLMGAYAAGSFREASKTVLVLAVPVCVCLLLALVFIWGSLVDRLDSVFTRFKQLVKIPSGTCTGTNVDLHEQITRDLVMLLATLVVTITYQAGLDPPGGLWLDDRDGHNIGHPVLQTTHPTRYRVFFYSNSAAFVTSLVVIMMLQSKFLLNRHTLEATLVLDLFGLITAYGAGNTREVTQSIYIVALAGIVLVYVIVHITIRDHDAEPVDDEEVKHLDDKRKVLLLVAVLAATLTYQAGLTPPGGFWLADDRELGHRAGFPILLDNYTRRYNTFFYCNAASFMASVTLILLLVNPKLYRPGIRCRALYVCMLVGMFGLMGAYAAGSSRNLKTSVYVLTLVGAVLAFIASLLAIFLLGPYLKSQEGRDFCFVPFGKSQKGTDVQVVVGHRSSKSREGTDGQVAAGHSSNKSHEGTDGKAEAGHSSGNKNSSKKKEKLQYLMLLGILAASMTYQTGLKPPGGLWQDNNDGHYAGNPILRDINKDRYNAFFYSNSASFMASIVVVVMLLPLTLLPEKYTIESSEKDTNLSKKDAETPDEDTQSLDKVLNLPKEETELPDVVPKSAEEDPKLPEKDTWPLWPMHTAILLDMMGLLVAYAAGSTRKWETSRNTMVLAVPVLAYIGLYVALSVFRHRKEESTAPPPAVQPWNHCKTCMSVGSTLVFRCTQRQQQHLRLRCMHGCMSARQQVKIFLLARAAGVP